One Meles meles chromosome 13, mMelMel3.1 paternal haplotype, whole genome shotgun sequence DNA segment encodes these proteins:
- the FAS gene encoding tumor necrosis factor receptor superfamily member 6 isoform X2 → MWGTWVVPCLIFTSIAGPWPKAVSAQATAVNSKALRFRKNITIRETGCSEGQHGEKTVCCQPCPPGTRKEGDCESAGGESKCVACQEGEEYMEEKHFSDKCRRCRICDGEHGLEVERNCTRSQNTKCRCKPNFFCNVSECEHCTPCTTCEHGVLENCTPTSNTKCKEGSSSSFLWFCVLIPILMGALICWWRLRRHRNKKTEDLEYRPSITEMMPIKYADVDLSTYITNIAEQMKITEVREFVRKNGINEAKIDEIKNDNLQDTAEQKVQLLRNWYQLHGRKDAYYNLLRGLRKAHLCELAERIQEMIQKDSTS, encoded by the exons ATATTTACCTCCATCGCTGGACCATGGCCGAAAGCGGTCAGTGCTCAAGCAACTGCTGTCAACTCCAAGGCACTGAGATTTCGTAAGAACATTACCATAAGGGAGACGGGGTGCTCGGAAGGTCAGCATGGTGAGAAGACAGTCTGCTGTCAGCCATGTCCTCCCG GCACACGGAAGGAGGGTGACTGCGAATCTGCGGGGGGCGAGTCAAAATGTGTGGCCTGCCAGGAAGGGGAGGAGTACATGGAAGAGAAGCATTTTTCGGATAAATGCAGAAGATGTCGAATTTGTGACGGAGAGCACG GGTTGGAAGTGGAGAGAAACTGTACCCGGAGCCAGAACACCAAGTGCAGATGTAAACCAAACTTTTTTTGTAACGTCTCTGAGTGCGAACACTGTACCCCGTGCACCAC gtgtgAACATGGAGTCCTTGAGAATTGCACACCAACCAGCAACACCAAATGTAAAGAAG GATCCAGCTCCAGCTTTCTGTGGTTTTGTGTCCTAATCCCGATTCTAATGGGTGCGCTAATATGTTGGT GGAGGTTGAGAAGGCACCGGAATAAAAAGACGGAAGACCTGGAATATAGACCTTCAATTACT GAAATGATGCCAATAAAGTATGCAG ACGTCGACCTGAGTACATATATAACTAATATTGCTGAACAGATGAAAATAACTGAAGTCAGAGAATTTGTCCGGAAGAACGGTATCAACGAAGCCAAGATAGATGAGATTAAGAACGATAACCTCCAAGACACAGCAGAACAAAAAGTCCAGCTGCTGCGTAATTGGTACCAACTCCATGGGAGGAAAGATGCTTATTACAATTTACTCAGAGGCCTCAGAAAAGCCCATCTTTGTGAACTAGCAGAGAGAATTCAAGAAATGATCCAGAAGGACAGTACTAGCTAA
- the FAS gene encoding tumor necrosis factor receptor superfamily member 6 isoform X1 — MTRLDCLSRKPALTHISFTTIFTSIAGPWPKAVSAQATAVNSKALRFRKNITIRETGCSEGQHGEKTVCCQPCPPGTRKEGDCESAGGESKCVACQEGEEYMEEKHFSDKCRRCRICDGEHGLEVERNCTRSQNTKCRCKPNFFCNVSECEHCTPCTTCEHGVLENCTPTSNTKCKEGSSSSFLWFCVLIPILMGALICWWRLRRHRNKKTEDLEYRPSITEMMPIKYADVDLSTYITNIAEQMKITEVREFVRKNGINEAKIDEIKNDNLQDTAEQKVQLLRNWYQLHGRKDAYYNLLRGLRKAHLCELAERIQEMIQKDSTS, encoded by the exons ATGACCCGCCTGGACTGCCTTTCCCGAAAGCCAGCTCTTACCCACATTTCCTTCACCACG ATATTTACCTCCATCGCTGGACCATGGCCGAAAGCGGTCAGTGCTCAAGCAACTGCTGTCAACTCCAAGGCACTGAGATTTCGTAAGAACATTACCATAAGGGAGACGGGGTGCTCGGAAGGTCAGCATGGTGAGAAGACAGTCTGCTGTCAGCCATGTCCTCCCG GCACACGGAAGGAGGGTGACTGCGAATCTGCGGGGGGCGAGTCAAAATGTGTGGCCTGCCAGGAAGGGGAGGAGTACATGGAAGAGAAGCATTTTTCGGATAAATGCAGAAGATGTCGAATTTGTGACGGAGAGCACG GGTTGGAAGTGGAGAGAAACTGTACCCGGAGCCAGAACACCAAGTGCAGATGTAAACCAAACTTTTTTTGTAACGTCTCTGAGTGCGAACACTGTACCCCGTGCACCAC gtgtgAACATGGAGTCCTTGAGAATTGCACACCAACCAGCAACACCAAATGTAAAGAAG GATCCAGCTCCAGCTTTCTGTGGTTTTGTGTCCTAATCCCGATTCTAATGGGTGCGCTAATATGTTGGT GGAGGTTGAGAAGGCACCGGAATAAAAAGACGGAAGACCTGGAATATAGACCTTCAATTACT GAAATGATGCCAATAAAGTATGCAG ACGTCGACCTGAGTACATATATAACTAATATTGCTGAACAGATGAAAATAACTGAAGTCAGAGAATTTGTCCGGAAGAACGGTATCAACGAAGCCAAGATAGATGAGATTAAGAACGATAACCTCCAAGACACAGCAGAACAAAAAGTCCAGCTGCTGCGTAATTGGTACCAACTCCATGGGAGGAAAGATGCTTATTACAATTTACTCAGAGGCCTCAGAAAAGCCCATCTTTGTGAACTAGCAGAGAGAATTCAAGAAATGATCCAGAAGGACAGTACTAGCTAA